A single region of the Fusobacterium periodonticum ATCC 33693 genome encodes:
- a CDS encoding Cro/CI family transcriptional regulator, with translation MEQRITLKDYAMRFGQTKTAKDLTKRQFKVLLAILRKTYGWNKPMDRITDSQLSEITKLPVKRCNEAKLELVRMNIIKQQGGMFGPNKNISEWCIPQNEGKSPKTRDKTSLKLGDCYPSKQGDTKDTITKEKRKDYSSENSHV, from the coding sequence ATGGAACAACGCATAACCCTGAAAGATTATGCAATGCGCTTTGGGCAAACCAAGACAGCTAAAGATCTGACCAAGCGACAGTTTAAAGTGCTGCTTGCCATTCTGCGTAAAACCTATGGGTGGAATAAACCAATGGACAGAATCACCGATTCTCAACTTAGCGAGATTACAAAGTTACCTGTCAAACGGTGCAATGAAGCCAAGTTAGAACTCGTCAGAATGAATATTATCAAGCAGCAAGGCGGCATGTTTGGACCAAATAAAAACATCTCAGAATGGTGCATCCCTCAAAACGAGGGAAAATCCCCTAAAACGAGGGATAAAACATCCCTCAAATTGGGGGATTGCTATCCCTCAAAACAGGGGGACACAAAAGACACTATTACAAAAGAAAAAAGAAAAGATTATTCGTCAGAGAATTCTCATGTTTGA